The Algoriphagus sp. TR-M9 genome has a window encoding:
- a CDS encoding ABC transporter ATP-binding protein: MNILSVSNLSKVYQSGSRKLTVLDEVNFDIKAGEIISIVGPSGSGKTTLLGLCAGLDSASTGKVSLNGANLQTMNEDERAAVRNQNVGFIFQNFQLLPTLTALENVMVPLELKKRKDARAKAQELLEKVGLGNRGTHYPTQLSGGEQQRVSIARAFANEPKILFADEPTGNLDTETGEMIEKLIFDLNKEQGTTLVLVTHDLELAAKTQRIIHIKGGKIQEGEHA; encoded by the coding sequence ATGAATATTTTATCAGTTTCAAACCTGAGTAAGGTTTACCAGAGTGGCAGTAGAAAGCTTACTGTCCTAGACGAAGTTAATTTTGATATCAAAGCCGGAGAAATCATCTCCATAGTCGGCCCCTCCGGAAGTGGCAAGACGACTTTACTCGGACTTTGCGCAGGCTTGGACTCAGCCAGTACCGGAAAAGTAAGCCTGAATGGCGCTAATCTCCAGACAATGAATGAGGATGAACGGGCGGCCGTGAGAAATCAAAATGTCGGGTTTATTTTCCAGAATTTCCAATTGTTACCCACTTTGACGGCTCTGGAAAATGTGATGGTTCCCCTGGAATTGAAAAAAAGGAAGGATGCCCGGGCAAAAGCACAGGAACTTTTAGAAAAAGTGGGGCTAGGCAATCGTGGCACGCACTATCCCACACAGCTTTCAGGTGGGGAACAACAGCGGGTCTCCATTGCAAGGGCTTTTGCCAACGAACCCAAAATCCTTTTCGCAGATGAACCAACTGGGAATTTGGATACGGAGACCGGGGAGATGATTGAGAAGTTGATTTTTGACCTCAATAAGGAACAGGGCACTACCTTGGTTTTGGTGACCCACGACTTAGAATTGGCTGCCAAAACCCAGCGCATCATTCATATCAAAGGCGGTAAAATACAGGAGGGTGAACATGCCTGA
- a CDS encoding arylesterase yields the protein MKLNFKALYHFTFLLALVISASSCAEKKTETTQAQASKEAEATPETDEKIILFFGNSLTAGYGIEQDLAFPGLIQDRLDSLGKEYKVINGGLSGETTAGGVSRLDWFLEDKPDIFVLELGGNDGLRGIAISETKKNLGIIIDKVQEKYPDTEIILAGMQIPPNMGPEYSTRFAEIYPEVAQEQNVTLIPFLLENVGGIKELNLPDGIHPTEEGHKIVSETVWTYLKEKV from the coding sequence ATGAAGTTGAATTTCAAAGCTCTTTATCATTTCACTTTCCTGCTGGCACTGGTTATTTCCGCATCTTCCTGTGCCGAGAAAAAAACCGAAACTACCCAGGCTCAGGCCAGCAAAGAGGCAGAAGCTACCCCTGAAACGGACGAGAAGATCATTCTTTTCTTTGGCAATAGCCTCACCGCAGGCTACGGAATAGAGCAGGATCTGGCATTCCCAGGGCTCATTCAGGACCGTCTGGATAGTTTGGGCAAGGAATACAAGGTCATCAACGGCGGACTGAGTGGTGAAACTACTGCAGGAGGTGTCAGCAGACTTGATTGGTTTCTAGAGGACAAGCCGGATATTTTTGTATTGGAACTTGGAGGAAATGACGGTCTAAGGGGCATAGCTATCAGCGAAACCAAAAAGAATCTAGGGATAATCATAGATAAGGTGCAGGAAAAGTATCCCGACACGGAAATCATACTGGCCGGCATGCAGATACCGCCCAATATGGGCCCGGAATATTCTACGAGATTTGCGGAGATCTATCCAGAAGTAGCCCAAGAGCAAAACGTCACTCTTATACCTTTCTTACTAGAAAATGTAGGCGGGATCAAGGAACTAAATCTTCCTGACGGCATTCACCCCACTGAAGAAGGGCACAAAATTGTTTCTGAGACAGTCTGGACATACCTCAAAGAGAAGGTGTAA
- a CDS encoding GMC family oxidoreductase, translating into MSFQIKETPDSYDVIIVGSGAGGGMASKILSEAGLSVAVVEAGGDFDPAKEEDRTQLRPPWESPRRGAGTQVRPFGDFDQAIGGWDIEGEPYTRKDGTKFDWFRSRMVGGRTNHWGRISLRFGPNDFKRASIDGLGDNWPIGYDDLKPYYDKVDKLIGVFGSKEGIFNEPDGFFLPPPKPRLHELFLKKGADKAGMPMIPGRLSMLTRPINNERGTCFFCAQCNRACQAYADFSSGTCLLHPAMKKGKVDLFTYSMVRKVTTDETGKATGVSFVSKMDMKEYKLKSRVVVLGASACESARIMMNSKSNTHPNGIGGDSGALGRYLHDSTGADRMGILPELFDRERYNEDGVGGMHMYTPWWLDNKKLDFARGYHIEYWGGMGQPSYGAGGGMDTMRKYLKDEFGNPSPNGGYGVGLKKDIRRIYGSTLGMSGRGESVPRYENYCEIDPNGTVDKYGIPVLRFNYNWTDQELKQAKHMHDTFEEILTNAGAILLGSKPGPESNYGLHAPGRIIHEVGTTRMGTSPDGSVLNSNCQAHDCKNLFVVDAGSFVSQADKNPTWTILALSWRTSEYIVDQLKQKNI; encoded by the coding sequence ATGAGCTTTCAGATAAAAGAAACTCCGGATTCCTATGACGTGATCATCGTAGGTTCTGGAGCAGGAGGAGGCATGGCCTCCAAGATCCTTTCGGAAGCTGGACTATCAGTAGCCGTAGTCGAGGCAGGAGGAGATTTTGATCCAGCGAAAGAGGAAGACAGGACCCAGTTGCGGCCGCCATGGGAATCTCCACGGAGAGGAGCAGGTACGCAGGTCCGCCCTTTTGGTGATTTTGATCAAGCTATTGGTGGATGGGACATTGAGGGTGAACCTTACACTCGTAAGGACGGTACTAAGTTTGACTGGTTCCGGTCCAGAATGGTCGGCGGGAGAACCAACCACTGGGGAAGGATCTCCCTGAGATTTGGTCCCAATGATTTCAAAAGAGCGAGTATTGATGGCCTAGGAGACAACTGGCCGATAGGATATGATGACCTAAAGCCCTACTATGATAAAGTAGATAAACTGATCGGGGTTTTCGGTTCAAAAGAAGGTATTTTCAATGAACCAGACGGGTTTTTCCTACCTCCTCCCAAGCCCAGACTGCACGAGCTATTCTTAAAAAAAGGAGCGGATAAAGCCGGAATGCCCATGATCCCGGGCAGACTTTCCATGCTTACCCGTCCTATCAATAACGAGCGCGGCACCTGCTTCTTCTGTGCGCAGTGTAACCGAGCTTGCCAAGCTTATGCCGATTTCTCATCTGGCACCTGTCTATTGCATCCTGCAATGAAAAAAGGCAAAGTCGATCTTTTCACCTACTCTATGGTAAGAAAAGTCACTACAGACGAGACTGGAAAAGCAACTGGTGTTTCTTTCGTTTCCAAAATGGATATGAAAGAATACAAGCTGAAATCAAGAGTGGTAGTGCTAGGTGCCTCTGCCTGTGAATCTGCACGTATCATGATGAACTCCAAGTCTAACACCCATCCGAATGGAATCGGCGGGGACTCCGGAGCACTAGGCAGATACCTTCACGACTCTACAGGAGCGGACAGAATGGGGATTCTTCCAGAGTTATTCGATCGAGAGCGGTACAATGAAGACGGTGTGGGCGGAATGCACATGTACACCCCTTGGTGGCTGGACAATAAGAAACTGGACTTTGCCAGAGGGTACCATATCGAGTACTGGGGCGGAATGGGACAGCCATCCTATGGTGCCGGCGGAGGTATGGATACGATGAGAAAATACCTGAAAGATGAATTTGGCAACCCTAGTCCTAATGGAGGCTATGGTGTAGGTTTGAAAAAAGACATTCGTAGAATCTATGGATCTACGCTCGGTATGTCCGGTAGAGGCGAGAGTGTACCTAGATATGAAAATTACTGCGAGATCGATCCAAATGGCACCGTGGACAAATACGGTATCCCGGTTTTGAGATTTAACTACAACTGGACAGATCAGGAACTGAAGCAAGCCAAGCACATGCACGATACTTTCGAAGAAATCCTGACCAATGCCGGGGCAATACTGCTCGGTTCTAAACCTGGACCTGAGTCCAATTACGGACTTCACGCTCCTGGAAGGATCATTCACGAAGTGGGAACCACTCGAATGGGCACTAGTCCTGATGGCTCTGTATTGAACTCGAACTGTCAGGCTCACGACTGCAAAAACCTCTTCGTAGTGGATGCCGGTTCATTTGTATCTCAGGCAGACAAGAACCCGACCTGGACTATCCTGGCACTTTCCTGGAGAACCTCAGAGTACATTGTGGATCAATTGAAACAAAAAAACATCTAA
- a CDS encoding gluconate 2-dehydrogenase subunit 3 family protein: protein MNRRENLKLLFTGSLGAGMLMTGCEPEQTSLAHEPIIGGGGTPGNRTEAEKIRDAELLAENFFTDEERKKVDTLADIICPADEESPAATALKVTDFIDFMMNDQPGNQTRMRGGLMWLDFEANEKFGKPFNELSQDQVIAIVDLVAWPDKATPEYEGAVRWFNMLRNLVCSGYFSTQAGWDYIGYLGNRPNAWDGVPQNVMDKHGFKLEEKYIPIYLKPEDRGTIAQWDDEGNLIG from the coding sequence ATGAACAGAAGAGAAAACCTAAAACTACTCTTTACTGGCTCCTTGGGAGCGGGTATGTTAATGACCGGATGCGAACCTGAGCAGACCAGCCTCGCTCACGAGCCCATCATAGGCGGAGGAGGAACTCCAGGTAACAGAACTGAAGCTGAAAAAATCCGTGATGCAGAACTGCTGGCAGAAAACTTCTTCACAGATGAAGAAAGAAAAAAGGTAGACACCTTAGCGGATATCATCTGCCCGGCAGACGAGGAATCTCCGGCTGCCACAGCACTGAAGGTGACGGACTTCATAGACTTTATGATGAACGACCAGCCGGGAAATCAAACCCGGATGAGAGGCGGGCTGATGTGGCTGGACTTTGAAGCCAATGAGAAATTCGGGAAACCTTTCAATGAACTGTCACAGGATCAGGTCATAGCGATCGTAGACCTAGTGGCCTGGCCGGACAAAGCCACACCTGAGTATGAGGGAGCCGTACGCTGGTTCAATATGTTACGAAACCTGGTTTGCTCCGGATACTTTTCTACGCAGGCAGGCTGGGACTACATCGGGTACCTAGGGAATAGACCTAATGCATGGGATGGAGTACCTCAAAATGTAATGGACAAGCATGGTTTCAAGCTGGAAGAAAAATATATCCCAATTTATCTCAAACCAGAAGATAGGGGCACCATAGCCCAGTGGGATGATGAAGGAAACCTCATCGGTTAA
- a CDS encoding porin family protein, whose product MKKLLLSVFLLSMTLSAYSQGFSIGPKVGLSQTKLDLKSDDFKNGDSKFGYHVGLFARVGLGPLYLQPEVLYTQTQGQFSFDPEDQPIRDYEADFNRVDIPVMVGLKMFKLLRIQAGPIASINVNSELKDAGQTVQNVDFEDATIGYQAGLGLDIGNLIIDAKYESSLNKISSSVGNFSTDQRINQWILSVGFKLF is encoded by the coding sequence ATGAAAAAGCTACTTCTCTCAGTTTTCCTCCTCAGTATGACCCTGTCGGCCTATTCTCAGGGATTTTCTATCGGGCCAAAAGTAGGACTCAGCCAGACCAAGTTGGATCTGAAAAGCGATGATTTTAAAAACGGAGATTCCAAATTTGGGTACCATGTGGGCTTGTTTGCCCGGGTAGGACTAGGGCCGCTTTACCTGCAGCCAGAGGTATTGTACACCCAGACACAAGGTCAGTTTAGTTTTGACCCGGAGGATCAGCCGATCCGGGATTATGAAGCGGATTTCAATAGGGTGGATATTCCGGTAATGGTGGGTTTGAAAATGTTCAAACTGCTGAGGATACAGGCTGGACCCATAGCTAGCATTAATGTCAACTCAGAACTGAAGGATGCAGGACAGACCGTTCAGAATGTGGATTTTGAAGATGCTACTATTGGTTATCAGGCTGGGCTGGGATTGGATATAGGCAATCTGATCATCGATGCCAAGTACGAAAGCTCACTCAACAAGATCAGTAGTAGTGTAGGTAATTTCAGCACGGACCAGCGGATCAACCAGTGGATTTTATCGGTAGGATTTAAACTATTCTAA
- a CDS encoding sodium-dependent transporter translates to MAVSNDTEERGQWGSSLGFIMAAAGSAVGLGNIWRFPYLVGEYGGGAFVFVYICCVLLIALPLLFNEIALGRKSGKNPIGAVRETGGNGFWQSAGVLCVVVCFFVFSYYSVIAGWTVGYIFTEIINIPIDFVEFVKTPMYVIPLTFVFILMTILIVLGGVSGGIEKASKFLMPVLFIIIIFIAGRSVTLEGASAGIEYYLKPDFAKINGAVMLQALGQAFFSMSVGWGLMITFGSYLPKKSNIIQSGGWIAGMDTSVALLGGLMIFPALFALLPGKDPAAGPALVFDVLPKVFDAMPGGNIIGGLFFILLMVAALTSTISMLEVPVSYLIDDKKWGRKRATWTVGLAAMALSVPSALSQIPGTFFANLHINFFGNRLEGFFGIMDFIFGTFAVIVICLMLALYTGWASKLSDYADELASGAPAFKGPFRAGWMFFIKYVCPIVIILLILNMLGVMGFEQAA, encoded by the coding sequence ATGGCAGTTAGCAACGATACCGAGGAAAGAGGACAATGGGGCTCTAGTCTGGGTTTTATCATGGCCGCAGCAGGATCCGCAGTAGGCTTGGGAAACATCTGGAGATTCCCTTATTTGGTCGGTGAGTATGGTGGAGGAGCATTTGTATTTGTATATATATGTTGTGTCCTTTTGATTGCTTTGCCATTGCTGTTTAATGAAATAGCACTCGGTAGAAAGTCCGGTAAAAACCCAATTGGGGCAGTGCGTGAAACTGGAGGAAATGGCTTCTGGCAGTCCGCAGGCGTGCTTTGTGTGGTGGTTTGTTTCTTTGTATTTAGTTACTACTCGGTGATTGCAGGATGGACTGTAGGTTATATTTTTACTGAAATCATTAATATTCCTATTGATTTTGTGGAGTTTGTCAAGACTCCTATGTATGTCATTCCATTGACTTTTGTGTTTATCTTAATGACCATTCTCATTGTATTGGGTGGGGTTTCAGGTGGTATTGAGAAGGCATCTAAGTTTTTGATGCCGGTGCTCTTTATCATTATTATATTTATCGCAGGTAGATCGGTGACTTTGGAAGGAGCTTCCGCAGGTATTGAGTATTACCTCAAGCCTGATTTTGCTAAAATCAATGGAGCAGTAATGCTTCAGGCCTTAGGTCAAGCGTTCTTTTCCATGTCTGTAGGTTGGGGTTTGATGATTACATTCGGATCTTATTTGCCTAAGAAGTCCAACATTATCCAGTCTGGTGGGTGGATAGCTGGAATGGATACCTCAGTAGCACTTTTAGGTGGATTGATGATTTTCCCGGCCTTGTTTGCTTTGCTTCCGGGCAAAGATCCGGCTGCCGGTCCAGCTTTGGTGTTTGATGTATTGCCAAAAGTTTTTGATGCCATGCCAGGTGGAAATATCATCGGTGGATTGTTTTTCATTCTCTTGATGGTGGCCGCACTTACTTCCACTATTTCTATGCTTGAAGTTCCGGTTTCCTATCTGATAGATGATAAAAAGTGGGGCAGAAAGCGTGCAACTTGGACAGTAGGTCTAGCTGCTATGGCGCTGTCAGTGCCTTCTGCTCTTTCGCAGATCCCAGGTACTTTCTTTGCTAATCTCCATATCAATTTCTTTGGCAATAGACTAGAAGGGTTCTTTGGAATCATGGACTTCATATTCGGTACTTTTGCGGTGATCGTGATCTGTTTGATGCTGGCTTTGTACACTGGATGGGCTTCTAAGCTTTCGGATTATGCAGACGAACTAGCCTCGGGTGCACCGGCATTCAAAGGCCCTTTCCGTGCGGGTTGGATGTTCTTTATCAAATATGTTTGCCCGATTGTGATCATACTTTTGATCCTGAATATGCTTGGTGTAATGGGCTTTGAGCAAGCGGCATAA
- a CDS encoding SDR family oxidoreductase: MATAIQRDSKKTVFITGANGLLGQKLVNQLLGNDQFYIVASGRGACRLPGEGFEYISLDISDEAEVQKVIAHAAPDIIIHGAAMTHVDECELNQEACYDANVNATAYLVKAAEACQAHFIFVSTDFIFSGEEGPLDESGIPAPVNYYGESKLLGEKMVMRSKTKWAIARTVLVFGIAHDLSRSNIVLWVKSSLEAGKTIQVVDDQYRTPTLAEDLAAGCILIAEQGAEGVFNISGPDFLTPYEMANTVADFFGLNKDLIKRADSTTFTQPAKRPLKTGFIIKKAQEQLGFEPKTFRTAIGILAKQIILARS, from the coding sequence ATGGCTACAGCTATCCAGAGGGACAGTAAAAAGACCGTTTTTATCACTGGGGCAAATGGTTTGCTCGGTCAGAAACTGGTAAATCAACTGCTGGGAAATGATCAATTTTATATTGTGGCCAGTGGGAGAGGAGCCTGTCGCCTACCCGGTGAAGGCTTCGAATACATCTCGTTGGATATCTCGGATGAAGCTGAGGTCCAAAAGGTGATAGCTCATGCTGCTCCTGATATCATTATTCATGGGGCTGCGATGACTCATGTGGATGAGTGTGAGCTGAACCAGGAAGCCTGCTACGATGCCAACGTGAATGCTACCGCATACTTGGTCAAGGCTGCAGAAGCTTGCCAAGCGCATTTTATCTTTGTTTCCACCGATTTTATTTTCTCGGGAGAAGAAGGTCCTCTGGACGAAAGCGGTATTCCCGCCCCAGTCAATTACTATGGTGAGAGCAAACTCCTGGGTGAGAAAATGGTGATGAGATCCAAAACAAAATGGGCAATAGCCAGGACTGTATTGGTATTTGGGATTGCGCATGATTTAAGCAGGAGCAATATTGTGCTATGGGTTAAATCATCCTTGGAAGCTGGCAAAACCATTCAGGTGGTGGATGATCAGTACAGAACGCCCACTCTGGCAGAGGATTTGGCGGCAGGTTGTATTCTAATAGCCGAGCAAGGGGCAGAAGGGGTTTTCAATATCTCCGGGCCTGATTTTCTGACACCCTATGAGATGGCCAATACAGTGGCGGACTTTTTTGGGCTTAACAAGGATTTAATCAAAAGAGCAGATTCCACTACCTTTACCCAGCCGGCAAAACGCCCGCTGAAAACGGGCTTTATTATCAAGAAAGCGCAGGAACAGCTTGGTTTTGAGCCGAAAACTTTCCGAACGGCAATTGGTATTTTAGCAAAACAAATTATCTTAGCCCGGTCTTAA
- a CDS encoding peptidylprolyl isomerase, which produces MRFVKIFTVVLLAAVMLGCAGGKDYLVTIETSHGDIVAVLFDDTPAHKSNFIALAEAGRFDSTEFHRVIKDFMVQGGDVFSKENLPPQDWPTLPAEILPNHYHKRGMIAAARQGNGINPERRSNGSQFYIVLGKVYNELELTTDMEALQKAFMKYMELGSQDDLKSEYVRLYNEQKYDSLTTLLLSKRDELEQSLNVNLTKKFTPEQIEVYTTVGGTPHLDKEYTVFGEVIQGLEVAEEISELPTQREKPVQPVYMNVTVEKMSRNKIEKDYGYSYPEGQ; this is translated from the coding sequence ATGAGGTTTGTAAAGATATTCACAGTTGTTTTACTCGCTGCCGTGATGCTAGGCTGTGCCGGTGGCAAAGACTATTTGGTGACCATAGAGACCAGTCATGGGGACATAGTGGCCGTGCTATTTGATGATACTCCGGCTCACAAGTCCAATTTCATAGCGCTAGCGGAGGCTGGGAGATTTGACTCTACGGAGTTTCACCGGGTAATCAAAGATTTCATGGTGCAGGGTGGCGATGTTTTTTCTAAGGAGAACCTTCCCCCGCAGGACTGGCCTACTTTGCCCGCTGAGATTCTGCCAAATCACTACCATAAAAGAGGGATGATTGCCGCTGCCCGTCAAGGAAATGGGATCAATCCCGAGCGAAGGTCGAATGGTTCACAATTTTATATTGTGCTGGGCAAAGTTTACAATGAACTGGAGCTGACAACGGACATGGAGGCCTTGCAAAAGGCTTTTATGAAATACATGGAGCTTGGAAGCCAGGATGACCTGAAAAGTGAATACGTCCGGCTTTACAACGAGCAAAAATATGACAGCCTCACCACCTTGTTGCTGTCTAAGCGAGACGAACTGGAGCAGTCACTTAACGTCAATTTGACCAAGAAATTCACCCCAGAGCAAATAGAAGTCTATACCACAGTGGGGGGTACACCGCATTTGGATAAGGAATACACTGTGTTTGGCGAGGTGATCCAGGGATTAGAAGTGGCGGAAGAAATTTCCGAATTGCCAACTCAGCGTGAAAAGCCGGTGCAACCGGTTTACATGAATGTGACCGTAGAGAAAATGTCCAGAAATAAAATCGAAAAAGACTATGGCTACAGCTATCCAGAGGGACAGTAA
- the hemC gene encoding hydroxymethylbilane synthase: MSELVRIGTRGSKLALWQAYHVEELLRQAGLQTEIVLIDTKGDQVLDVSIAKIGSKGVFTQELEDQLSDGRIDIAVHSAKDMQSNLPEGFEIIAFTEREKVNDVLVSHKGSVSLDGPVVLGTSSTRRVATLKHFYPQVKTVEVRGNLQTRIRKMEEGLCDALVLAFAGAHRMNYDSMIVQELDLDEFTPAVGQGSVAIEVSLNIDESLKQKIIAACDHEETSYRLRAERAYLRILEGGCSIPVFALATLADDELTLKGGIVSLDGKERISITVSGPKEQAEQLGKQLAQEVFAAGGKEILDQIKSTLNK, encoded by the coding sequence ATGAGTGAATTAGTGAGAATAGGAACCCGCGGAAGTAAGCTTGCGCTTTGGCAGGCTTACCATGTGGAGGAGTTGTTGAGGCAGGCTGGTCTTCAGACGGAGATTGTCCTGATCGATACCAAAGGTGATCAGGTACTGGATGTCTCCATAGCTAAAATCGGGAGTAAAGGGGTCTTTACCCAGGAACTGGAAGATCAGCTCTCTGACGGAAGAATAGACATCGCTGTGCACAGCGCAAAGGATATGCAATCTAACCTCCCTGAAGGATTTGAAATTATCGCCTTCACGGAACGGGAAAAAGTAAACGATGTACTGGTGTCTCACAAAGGTTCTGTGTCTCTGGATGGGCCTGTGGTGCTGGGGACCTCTTCTACGCGCCGAGTGGCGACCCTGAAGCATTTTTATCCTCAGGTGAAGACTGTGGAGGTGCGCGGTAATTTACAGACCAGAATCCGAAAAATGGAAGAGGGGCTTTGCGATGCACTTGTTCTTGCCTTTGCCGGTGCCCATAGGATGAACTATGACTCTATGATTGTGCAGGAGCTTGACCTCGATGAATTCACACCTGCCGTGGGCCAGGGATCTGTAGCTATAGAAGTTTCTCTAAACATAGATGAATCCTTAAAGCAAAAAATTATTGCCGCATGCGACCATGAAGAGACTTCCTATCGCCTTCGGGCAGAGCGAGCCTACTTGCGGATATTGGAAGGTGGTTGCAGCATTCCTGTATTTGCTTTGGCCACGCTAGCAGATGATGAGCTGACGCTAAAAGGAGGGATAGTGAGCTTGGATGGGAAAGAGCGCATATCCATCACCGTATCTGGGCCAAAGGAACAAGCCGAACAGCTAGGCAAGCAGTTGGCACAAGAGGTTTTTGCCGCAGGCGGAAAAGAGATTTTAGATCAAATTAAAAGCACCCTGAATAAATGA
- the rimK gene encoding 30S ribosomal protein S6--L-glutamate ligase, translated as MKIAILSRNPNLYSTKRLLEAIQKAGHEALIVNHSICDLIIEQDGPSIIYKGEKLTDVDAIIPRIGASVTFYGTAVVRQFELMGAFSAVNSQAIVRSRDKLRSLQILSSAGLGMPKTAFTNFSKGGEKQIIEHVGGAPLIIKLLEGTQGLGVVLAETRKASQSVIEAFHGLKARIIVQEFIKEAKGADIRAFIVNGKVVGAMKRQGAEGEFRSNLHRGGKATIIKLSRAEKQAALGAAKALGLDVAGVDMLQSARGPLILEVNSSPGLEGIEKATGVDIAGAIVKFIEEGVNKRPVKISNQ; from the coding sequence ATGAAAATCGCCATACTTTCCCGGAATCCAAACCTCTATTCTACCAAGCGTCTGCTAGAAGCTATCCAGAAAGCCGGACATGAGGCACTTATAGTTAATCACAGTATTTGCGATCTGATCATTGAGCAGGATGGCCCTTCCATTATCTATAAAGGGGAAAAACTGACTGATGTAGATGCAATCATCCCGAGAATAGGCGCTTCGGTGACGTTTTATGGCACGGCTGTAGTCCGTCAATTTGAGCTGATGGGCGCATTTTCCGCAGTGAATTCCCAGGCTATAGTGCGAAGTAGAGATAAACTGAGAAGTCTACAGATCCTTTCAAGCGCGGGGCTGGGCATGCCAAAGACTGCTTTCACTAATTTTTCAAAAGGTGGAGAAAAGCAAATCATCGAGCATGTGGGCGGAGCACCTTTGATTATTAAGTTGCTGGAAGGAACTCAAGGTCTGGGGGTGGTTTTGGCAGAAACCAGAAAAGCGAGTCAATCGGTGATTGAAGCTTTTCATGGGTTGAAAGCAAGGATCATCGTGCAGGAATTTATCAAAGAAGCCAAAGGGGCAGATATTCGGGCATTTATAGTGAATGGGAAAGTAGTGGGCGCCATGAAAAGGCAGGGAGCCGAGGGAGAGTTTCGGTCCAATCTCCACCGTGGAGGAAAAGCCACGATTATCAAATTGAGCCGGGCGGAGAAGCAAGCAGCACTTGGTGCCGCCAAAGCACTCGGACTGGATGTAGCCGGCGTGGATATGCTGCAGTCTGCGCGAGGTCCTCTCATACTGGAAGTGAACAGCTCTCCTGGGCTGGAAGGAATAGAGAAGGCTACCGGCGTGGATATCGCGGGAGCAATAGTGAAATTTATCGAAGAAGGGGTGAATAAACGCCCAGTAAAGATTTCAAATCAATGA
- a CDS encoding ATP-dependent zinc protease family protein: MEKKIIGRREKISLPDLELNLVWAKIDTGAYTSSLHAENLQLIEKDGKKLLSFQALLPGHKAFTGETVTFEEFREKKVKNSFGQAEVRYLIETTFELAGESYTAEFTLSDRSNMRNAILLGRKILKNRFLVDVAGHNLAKPYRSLVK; encoded by the coding sequence ATGGAAAAGAAAATCATAGGCAGACGGGAGAAAATCTCACTTCCGGATCTAGAGCTAAATCTGGTTTGGGCGAAAATCGATACAGGCGCTTACACCAGTAGTCTTCATGCAGAAAACCTACAGCTGATAGAAAAGGACGGTAAAAAGCTGCTGAGTTTTCAGGCGCTGCTTCCGGGGCACAAGGCTTTTACCGGAGAAACTGTGACCTTTGAAGAATTCAGGGAGAAGAAAGTGAAAAATTCATTTGGCCAGGCCGAGGTTCGTTACCTGATCGAAACTACCTTTGAGCTTGCGGGTGAAAGCTATACGGCAGAATTTACCCTGTCTGATCGATCCAATATGAGAAATGCGATTTTGCTGGGTCGGAAGATTCTGAAGAACCGTTTTCTGGTGGATGTGGCTGGACATAACTTGGCCAAGCCGTACCGCAGCCTCGTTAAGTAA